CTTTCAAGTCACAAACTCTTTATCTCCGTAAGTAAAGTCACGAGCTCTGCAAGAGTGAGGACAGTTATGCGTAAGATACTTTTGTTTCAGTTTAGCCCGGGACGGTGaggaaaacatttcaaatttcttaagtTTATCCTAAGAAATGTACATTTTACACCAGAGCGGTTGATCTGGCATTTAAATAAGCTGCAATTTAAGAAGTAATTCAAATGGTTTATATTGGTTCCTGTTGCCCAAAGGAACTTAAAAGATTCCTTAGAATTTACTTCCACtggtctgaaaaaagaaaaaaatcactggttaAGAGTTCTGATTATAATAATAGTGGAAATAGGGGGctggtggccaaaaaaaagccCTATGAAATCCTCTATTCCAACTGCATCAAGGTAGAGTGTGGTTGTATATGAGTAAACAATCTGTTGAAGAGCTCTGGGCTGGGAGCTAAACATCTAATGTCTGTGAAGTCGGCGCACCAATTACATGCTCTGCTTCGCTTCAGTTCTCAGAATACACCAAAGCAGAGGGCAACACCTGAGCCCAGAGTTTTGTTATGTGAAGACGCTTTGAAAACCCTGACAGACACCAATTAAAGTGGTCAGCTAATTAATAAGGGGAAGTGGAGCTGGCGTTTGTGTATTCAGGAAAAGCCCTCATCTGATTTAAGGTCTGGGCATGAAAAAAGAGGCCACTatcattgcttttaaaaagaaaaatgggcagaagattgtGCATTTgggagtgagaaagaaaaaattctaatagTTATGTTTGAGAATAAGAAAGGACAAGCGATCGCCAATCAAAGCCGACTTTCTCCAGCAACATAGGAAAATAAAGGGTTACgaccctttcctttttttttttttttttttttttttttttttttggggtacgggggcctgtcactgctgtggcctttcccctTGCAGGGCCCAGGATAACAAATTTGCTAGTATATTTACATGATCAAACTGTAATGAGAAAGATTTATGTTTAATGTTTCTAAGTTTGTAGATTTGTAAGGAGTAATAATGCAGCTCCAGTAAGTTTCTTATGTAATAAGTTAGGGAAATATCTAACCTAgctaagcttttaaaataacaatagagaaataaaaataagcttttcTTGTGAAAGCGTGACTTTGTCTTTATCAGTATTTAATTCCTACTGTTTACATGTCTAGCAAAGATCCAAATGGCCTTCCAGTGGCAGAATGGTAGACTTGTAAGATTCATGATGAGCGTCCGTGCCAAGTCCAATTTGATTCTAGAGCAATTATGTTATTAGAACATTGCTGATTGCCCCAGTGCCTATTGTGCAGCTTAACCTTTAAATGCTAGTGATAATTAACTACTTGATCATTCTACAGGAAACTCCAACATGCAACTCTGTTCTGCAGttaaattcacaaataaaatactgtccacagtgcctgaaacaaccgacttaaaaaaaaaaaactctttgtaCATGTGTGCCAATCAATAAGCATTACCATTCAGTATTAAGTTTTAAGAAAGTATTTTGTCATcgtttaaaaatcagttttcctgacttcgtcccagcttacccttcccccttgacatatacacgctaccaaatgtaaaatagatagctagtgggaagcagctgcatagcacagggagatcaactcggtgctttgtgaccacctagtagaggggtgggagggagacgcaagagggaggagatatggggatgtatgtatatgtatagctgattcactttgttatacagcagaaagtaacacaacattgtaaagccattatactccaataaagatgttaaaaaaaaatcagttttcctttttttttttttgcggtacgcgggcctctcactgttgtggcttttccccttgcagagcacaggctccggacgcgcaggcccagccgccatagcccacgggcccagccgccccgcggcatgcgggatcctcccggaccggggcacgcacccgcgtcccctgcatcggcaggcggacccacaaccactgcgccaccagggaagccccgaccctTTCCTTTTGAAGctgaaggggaaaagggaaattGGCGGCTGGGCTCTTCCTGCCGCGCACCTCTCCCCGCTCCCCCGCGGCGGGCGCGGCGAAGTTCAGCACCTCGGAAAGCGGCCCCTCTCCCGGCGCGGGGGTTACGCAGGCTCCTTGGGAGCCCGCGGCCTCGGTTTGGCGGGTGAGAATGCAACTCGCGGGAACGCTGCTGGCAACTCCCTGGGAGCTGACAACAGCGGAGAGACGGAGACGCGAAGCCGCGAGGGCAGCATCGAAAGCCCTCCAGAGAGTCAGAGCGAGGTAGACAGAACTCTGTTCAGAAGCCTCGTGCACGCAACTGCGGAGGAAACCGACAAAGGTAtttggaagagaaggagagggccCCCAATAGCGGCCTTGAGCGGCAGGGCGGGTATGCGCTAGTGACAGCGGGAAACGCAGGGGGCAAAGTCTGACTCTTACAGTCGGGACCCGGAGACTGCCACCTTGGCCGGAGAACCTTTAGACACCGAGCGCGCGCCTTAGGTGCTGTGCTCCCGGGCTCTCGAATTCCCCTTCAGAACAGACGCTCAGCGCAGCTCCCGCGCCCAAGGCCAAGCTCCGCTCGCCGGGGACGCGCCTCTTCCGCGGCTGCTTTGAAAGCCCCCAGGCACGCCGGAACCCCGGGAGAGCTGGACTCCCTTAGGGCTTATCTCCCGAAACCTGACCTAGAGGCACCTGAGCAGGCAGGTGCAGCCGCGAAAGCCACCATGAATAAGGCGGCTGGCGGGGACGAGCTCGCAGAACTCTTCAGTCTGATCCCGGACCTTCTGCAGGTGACCAACACTAGCGGCCACGCGTCGCTGCAGCTCCAGGACTTGTCGTGGGAGCTGGGGCTAGAGTTGCCGGCCGGGGCGGTGCCAGGGCATCCCCCGGGGGGCCGCGGGGCAGAGAGCGCGGACACCGAGGCCCGGGGTGAGGATCCTCGTCCGCGTGGTGTACCGGGAGGTTTGCGCGTTGGGGCTGACGGGCAACCTCCTGGTGCTCTACCTGATGAAGAGTAAGCAGGGCTGGCGCAAGTCCTCCATCAACCTCTTCGTCACCAACCTGGCGCTGACGGACATGCCGTTCGTGCCCACCCTGCCCTTCTGGGCTGTGGAAAACTCCCTCGACTTCAGATGGCCTCTTGGCAAGGCCACGTGTAAGATCGTATCCACAGTGACGTCCATGAACATGGGCGCCGGCGTCTTCTTTCTCACCGCCACGAGCGTGGCGCGCTACCACTCGGTCGCCTTGGCTCTTAAGAGCCACCGGACCCGAGGGCAGGGCCGGGGTGACTGCTGCGGCTGGAGCCTGGGGGACAGCTGCCGCTTCTCGGCCAAAGCCCTGTGCGTGTTGATCTGGGCCTCGGCCGCGCTGGCCTCGCTGCGCAAAGCCGTCTTCTCCAAGGTGATGGGCGAGGAGCGGTGCCTGGTGCGCTTCCCGGACAAGTTGCTAGGCCGCGACAGGCAGTTCTGGCTGGGCCTCTGCCACTTGCAGAAGGCGCTGCTGGGCTTCGTGCCGCCGCTGGGCGCCATCAGCCTGTGCTGTCAACTGCTGGTGCACTTCATCTCCGATCACCGCGTGGCAGGGACCCAAGTAGGAGCCTCAGCCGCTGGGGGAGGCCTGGCCAGAGCCAGCGCCCGGAGGCGCTCCAAGGCCACCAAATCAGTGACCGTCGTGGTCCCGTCCTTCTTCCCGTGTTGGTTGCCTAATCAGGCACTCACCACCTGGCGCATCCCCATCAGGTTCAACGCGGTGCCCTCCAGCCGAGAGTACTTCGTGTGCCACGTATACGCGTTCCCGGTGAGCGTGTGCCTGGCGCACTCCAGCAGCTGTCTCAACCCCATCCTCTACTGCCTCGCGCGCCGCGAGTTCCGCAAGGCGCTCGAGAATCTACTGTGGCGCCTCGCGTCGCCTTCTCTCACTGGCATGCTCCCTTTCGCCGCCGCCACCAAGCCGGAGCCCGAGGACCAGGGCCGGCAGGCCCTGGCGCTTCTCCACCAGGCCGCGGAGCCCGACATGCTCTACTATCCGCCCGGCGTGGTGGTCTACAGCAGCTCCGCCTACTGACGCAGGCTGAGCCCCGGGGTACGCAGAAACTGCCAAGTGGCCTTCCCTCGGCGGAAAAGAGTAGAGCGGATTAGGGGATTGGTCTACAGCGGGGGGCGCTACGACCTGCTGCCCAGCAGCTCCGCCTACTGACGCAGGCTGAGCCCCGGGGTACGCAGAAACTGCCAAGTGGCCTTCCCTCGGCGGAAAAGAGTAGAGCGGATTAGGGGATGCTGGGGACCCCCGGATCAAGAGGTAGGAGGGACgaggagagaaagaagcacaaaagaGCAGCCTACGAAGTGGCCGGGGGACCTTCTCCGGAGAGGGGAAGCTGCGAACCCAGGTGGAGAGAGGAAGGTGGCAAAGTGGCCGAGACCAGCCCCAATGGACCAAGCCACCAGCCCCCGTCCCCCTTGtctccacacacaccccttcctctCCTTATGCTGTCAACGCTGGGCAGTGTGGGGCGCCCAGAAGCCGAGAAAGGCATCAGCAATGTAAAGCAGTTCGGGGACAAGGAAGAGGGCCTCAGCCAAATGGTGCGCAGACAACTGAGCGCACTTATTCCAgcgactccccccacccccgccccagctctTGAAAGGGTCCTCAAGGTGCATCCAGTCGGGTGAGCCACTCACAAAACCTTTGCACCTTGGCTCCGGGACTGCCCGGGCGCGAAGGTCTGATTTGCTGCTTGGCTGAGCGGAGAGCCTGGAGTATGGGACCAAGAAACTTCTTCGGAGTTGGAAGAAAGGAGTGACAATCTTGTTCCACCCTCAGGAGAAATGCACCGCGAGAGAGCCACCTCCCGTGGGGCGTATGGTTTATCACTTGGGATGGGGAGAGCGGACACATGCGGAGCTCTGCACGGCCTCTGCGCTCACAGGTTGCCGAGACCAAAACCCTCCGGCGTGGCGTGCGTGTGAGAGCCCCCTTCGCGGGGGAGTGGAGTCTCTGCGGGAGGGAGCGGACGCAGTGTAGTTCGAGGGGGTGAATAGAGAGACCTCTTCAGGCTACGACCCCTAAAGGAGAAAGGGGGCTCTCTGGGTCCCCCAGCAGCGACTGCGCTGTGCGCTGGAAGCTGGGCGTCTGGGTTCCCCTGAGAGCCGGGTGGGTACCTGGAGACACTCCTTGCGTTCGGGTCTGCGCGCTGCAAGTGAGCTGTGCCCAGGAGCAACTTGAACGGGTCTGAGTAGACAGGCTACTGGGACCGGGGACTCTtctgcagcctctccccacctcaTTCTTTGGGAATCGGAATGCCGGTTTGATTGAGGCTCTGGACCAGAGAGTAGGGGGATCGTTCGGCCGCGTTTTTCGTTGCCTTAGATGGAAGATTAAGAGATGCTGTCGAAATGTGGTTCCTGAAACCCACATTCCTGGAAGCTGGAGTCTGATCTTTCAAGGGGAGttgtggggtgggaaggggaatggGAGACTCAAGTAAAATCTGTCCTAAAGGTAAAAAGAGTACTGAGAGTCTGTTTTGAGGTGATCGCCAGGATTTCAGGTGTGGGGTTTCTTATTGTTCATAACGTcgaggagagaaggcagggaatCAGAATTCCCATAGGACTCTACCTTAACCAAATTCCACTCATTCTAAGGAGTGCTCAGCACGTTGACATCCATGATGAATTCTTCCTTAACCCCCAGTGTATGGGACCATCTGAAGGATGACACATTTCTCATAACAATTCCGTTCTGGTCACGGCAGAgtagtcctttctttttttttttttaacatctttattggagtataattgctttacaatggtgtgttagtttctgctttacaacaaagtgaatcagttatacatatacacatatccccatatctcctccctcttgcgtctccctccctcccaccctccctatNNNNNNNNNNNNNNNNNNNNNNNNNNNNNNNNNNNNNNNNNNNNNNNNNNNNNNNNNNNNNNNNNNNNNNNNNNNNNNNNNNNNNNNNNNNNNNNNNNNNNNNNNNNNNNNNNNNNNNNNNNNNNNNNNNNNNNNNNNNNNNNNNNNNNNNNNNNNNNNNNNNNNNNNNNNNNNNNNNNNNNNNNNNNNNNNNNNNNNNNNNNNNNNNNNNNNNNNNNNNNNNNNNNNNNNNNNNNNNNNNNNNNNNNNNNNNNNNNNNNNNNNNNNNNNNNNNNNNNNNNNNNNNNNNNNNNNNNNNNNNNNNNNNNNNNNNNNNNNNNNNNNNNNNNNNNNNNNNNNNNNNNNNNNNNNNNNNNNNNNNNNNNNNNNNNNNNNNNNNNNNNNNNNNNNNNNNNNNNNNNNNNNNNNNNNNNNNNNNNNNNNNNNNNNNNNNNNNNNNNNNNNNNNNNNNNNNNNNNNNNNNNNNNNNNNNNNNNNNNNNNNNNNNNNNNNNNNNNNNNNNNNN
The Physeter macrocephalus isolate SW-GA chromosome 8, ASM283717v5, whole genome shotgun sequence genome window above contains:
- the RXFP3 gene encoding LOW QUALITY PROTEIN: relaxin-3 receptor 1 (The sequence of the model RefSeq protein was modified relative to this genomic sequence to represent the inferred CDS: deleted 1 base in 1 codon); the encoded protein is MNKAAGGDELAELFSLIPDLLQVTNTSGHASLQLQDLSWELGLELPAGAVPGHPPGGRGAESADTEARVRILVRVVYREVCALGLTGNLLVLYLMKSKQGWRKSSINLFVTNLALTDMPFVPTLPFWAVENSLDFRWPLGKATCKIVSTVTSMNMGAGVFFLTATSVARYHSVALALKSHRTRGQGRGDCCGWSLGDSCRFSAKALCVLIWASAALASLRKAVFSKVMGEERCLVRFPDKLLGRDRQFWLGLCHLQKALLGFVPPLGAISLCCQLLVHFISDHRVAGTQVGASAAGGGLARASARRRSKATKSVTVVVPSFFPCWLPNQALTTWRIPIRFNAVPSSREYFVCHVYAFPVSVCLAHSSSCLNPILYCLARREFRKALENLLWRLASPSLTGMLPFAAATKPEPEDQGRQALALLHQAAEPDMLYYPPGVVRIRGLVYSGGRYDLLPSSSAY